A genomic region of Hugenholtzia roseola DSM 9546 contains the following coding sequences:
- a CDS encoding AAA domain-containing protein — translation MTTPFTDTRQELRHLKELLKIEQEADKAQYQEKMLNAPLAKRRKDGLCWYPLRLISEQLGVGGRWIIEVERKADKGQPHQLQTGSVVTFFNVENGKEANQSNGVVGKLQGDVMQVVLNQDEPPQWVSAGQIGVYLAFDDSTYREMNFALRNVIEAENNRLAELREILLGYKKATFDEAYQNSTQYQVYVEKVTRLNDSQNQAVANLVYAKDVAIIHGPPGTGKTTTLVAAIEAILKREKQVLVCAPSNTAVDWLVEKIHAQGISVTRLGHPARVSETLEHLTLDAKIESHQDYRSYKEMMKKAEALKREALRFRRNFGAKERQERQFLLREAQNIKNEALRLEDYLVHKIFDHSRVIACTLTTASSYILKNKTFSSVFIDEAGQALEPAMWIAVQKGHKIFMAGDHQQLPPTVKSLEAARAGLENTLFEKTIARQQVDRILQVQYRMHEQIMAFSNQKFYQNKLEAAPANRYHTLFKNDKPVLFIDTAGTGFAEKQDEETLSRYNPDEAHLLLRILGSILNEVENDPMAAAQIYDLSIGIISPYKAQVYFLKDHILDHDALKPHLPQITIQTVDGFQGQERDLMLISLVRSNEKGEIGFLADLRRFNVAITRAKKKLVVIGDSATLATHPFFADFIKYSENIEAYQSAWEWWES, via the coding sequence ATGACAACTCCTTTTACCGATACGCGCCAAGAATTGCGTCACCTCAAAGAGCTACTCAAAATAGAGCAAGAAGCAGATAAGGCGCAATATCAAGAAAAAATGCTCAATGCCCCCCTTGCCAAAAGGCGAAAAGATGGGCTTTGTTGGTATCCCCTGCGCCTGATAAGCGAGCAACTTGGCGTAGGCGGCAGATGGATTATAGAAGTAGAGCGCAAGGCAGACAAAGGGCAGCCCCACCAACTGCAAACAGGCAGCGTCGTTACTTTTTTCAATGTAGAAAATGGCAAGGAAGCCAATCAAAGCAATGGCGTAGTGGGCAAATTGCAAGGTGATGTCATGCAGGTTGTTCTCAATCAAGACGAGCCGCCGCAGTGGGTCAGTGCAGGTCAGATTGGCGTTTATCTTGCCTTCGATGATAGCACCTACCGCGAAATGAACTTTGCCTTGCGCAACGTCATAGAAGCCGAAAATAATAGATTGGCAGAGTTACGCGAAATTTTATTGGGCTATAAAAAAGCTACCTTCGACGAAGCCTACCAAAACTCGACGCAGTATCAGGTCTATGTAGAAAAAGTTACCCGATTGAACGACTCTCAAAACCAAGCCGTTGCCAATCTGGTCTATGCCAAAGATGTGGCAATTATTCACGGTCCTCCGGGTACGGGTAAAACAACGACTTTGGTCGCTGCCATCGAAGCCATTTTGAAGCGCGAAAAGCAGGTCTTGGTCTGTGCGCCCAGCAATACGGCAGTGGATTGGCTTGTCGAGAAAATTCATGCGCAGGGAATCAGCGTAACGCGCTTAGGACACCCTGCCCGTGTGAGCGAAACCTTAGAACATCTGACCTTAGATGCCAAAATAGAGTCGCACCAAGATTATCGTAGCTATAAAGAAATGATGAAAAAGGCGGAGGCTCTCAAACGCGAAGCCCTGCGTTTTAGGCGCAATTTTGGGGCAAAAGAACGCCAAGAGCGGCAGTTTCTTTTGCGCGAAGCCCAAAATATCAAGAATGAAGCCCTTAGATTGGAGGATTATTTGGTGCATAAAATCTTCGACCATTCGCGCGTTATCGCTTGTACGCTCACCACAGCGAGCAGTTATATTTTAAAAAATAAAACATTTAGCAGCGTTTTTATAGACGAGGCAGGACAAGCCCTAGAACCAGCCATGTGGATTGCGGTGCAGAAAGGGCATAAGATTTTTATGGCAGGCGACCACCAGCAACTCCCTCCTACCGTCAAATCCTTAGAGGCGGCGCGTGCAGGGTTGGAAAATACACTCTTCGAAAAAACGATTGCAAGGCAGCAAGTCGACCGTATCTTGCAGGTGCAATACCGCATGCACGAGCAAATTATGGCATTTTCTAATCAAAAATTTTATCAAAATAAATTAGAAGCCGCGCCTGCAAATCGCTATCATACGCTTTTTAAAAACGACAAGCCCGTTCTTTTTATCGATACCGCAGGGACAGGTTTTGCCGAAAAACAAGACGAAGAAACCCTAAGCCGTTACAATCCCGACGAGGCGCACCTGCTTTTGCGCATTTTAGGCAGCATTTTGAATGAAGTAGAAAACGACCCGATGGCGGCGGCACAAATCTATGATTTGAGCATTGGCATTATTTCACCCTACAAGGCGCAGGTCTATTTTCTCAAAGACCATATCTTAGACCATGACGCGCTCAAACCCCATTTGCCTCAAATTACAATTCAAACCGTAGATGGCTTTCAGGGGCAGGAACGCGATTTGATGCTCATCTCTTTGGTGCGTTCTAATGAAAAGGGTGAAATTGGCTTTTTGGCAGATTTAAGGCGTTTTAATGTCGCCATTACACGTGCCAAAAAGAAGTTAGTTGTTATCGGCGATTCGGCAACTTTGGCTACACACCCTTTCTTTGCCGATTTTATCAAATACAGTGAAAATATAGAGGCTTACCAAAGTGCTTGGGAATGGTGGGAAAGTTAG
- a CDS encoding M48 family metallopeptidase: MPSTYTATALPNISSLAWEHPADRTALQALRKVPGFDKVIQMVFGATTERSLRLLYLGSSVRASSKQFGRAHELLVEACRVFDVQQRPELFIMQNPLLNAGAVGMDNPFIVLNSSMVESFDEAELLTVIGHELGHILSGHVLYKTVANLIFLLSQRAIRFPLSDIVLMGVVMALQEWQRKSELSCDRAGLLAAQNPDVSIRVLMKLAGGGNVEQMDLGEFLAQAEEYERSEEIADTVFKLFNTLDKTHPFAVVRAAELIKWIRSGEYDAILSGDYLKRNESQSYSFREDFARTQEAYGQDFKKATEPLQNFGQDLSQQAKDFLGNIFKR, from the coding sequence ATGCCTTCTACTTACACTGCTACTGCCCTTCCCAACATCAGCTCTTTGGCTTGGGAACACCCTGCCGACCGTACTGCCCTACAAGCTCTCCGCAAAGTGCCGGGCTTTGATAAGGTAATTCAGATGGTCTTTGGTGCGACTACCGAGCGTTCGTTGCGCCTTTTGTATTTGGGCAGCAGCGTGCGAGCCTCTTCCAAACAGTTTGGACGCGCCCATGAGTTGTTGGTAGAAGCCTGTCGCGTCTTTGACGTTCAGCAGCGTCCCGAACTTTTTATCATGCAAAATCCGCTACTTAATGCAGGGGCTGTGGGCATGGACAATCCCTTTATCGTACTCAATTCTTCTATGGTCGAATCTTTTGATGAGGCAGAATTGCTAACGGTTATCGGACACGAACTTGGACACATTCTAAGCGGGCATGTCTTGTATAAAACGGTGGCAAATCTTATCTTTTTGCTTTCACAAAGGGCAATTCGTTTCCCTTTGAGCGATATTGTTTTGATGGGCGTGGTGATGGCTTTGCAGGAATGGCAGCGAAAAAGCGAACTAAGTTGTGATAGAGCAGGGCTTTTAGCGGCGCAAAATCCTGATGTTTCTATTCGCGTGCTTATGAAATTGGCAGGCGGCGGCAATGTAGAGCAGATGGATTTGGGCGAGTTTTTAGCACAGGCAGAAGAATACGAGCGCAGTGAAGAAATTGCGGATACTGTTTTCAAATTGTTCAATACCTTAGATAAGACGCACCCTTTTGCCGTAGTTCGCGCTGCCGAACTTATCAAGTGGATACGGTCGGGTGAATATGATGCAATCCTTTCGGGCGATTATTTGAAGCGAAATGAGAGCCAGTCTTATTCTTTTCGCGAGGATTTTGCCCGCACCCAAGAGGCTTATGGGCAGGATTTTAAAAAAGCCACCGAGCCACTCCAAAATTTCGGACAAGACCTAAGCCAACAAGCCAAAGACTTTTTGGGGAACATTTTTAAAAGGTAG
- a CDS encoding SPOR domain-containing protein — protein MLEPYIKQLLIDENEVVVPEVGTFVVTHNQAEILSDSITPPRRKIQFYSKLRSDKNEKLAKLVIASEEISREDFHTQLEYFIEQVQTQIDLQGSYQLLDLGKLGRDAEGYFTFSQAFKDEISEENFGLPPIYKKPLMQEDETFFEEDSESSASSFSDTKEEEKEQSAPFIAPILATPQNPPATIKDTEEAKNESDASKTANSEDDDLAHNSEKREAEKANATEQQNQDEENQEEENQDEDEKVSPLVIWLITIPLLAIFAFLLYLFTQPEAMSSFRNLLGMKAAATLPKEKEKIDPNAQAGNTETAQPNTDNQAEQAQNQTAAQDTETAPNQAATDQSDANQGQNQTQSQEQAAQNAGSQSSQNSDTQTASSTNPTNPSDVIDEERNVFYVIVGSFVNLEYARQMQQQVGQNSRIVIYPKGGNYRVTIAEQPSEREAYNERLRHLSSYPNAWVLDY, from the coding sequence ATGTTAGAACCCTATATCAAACAGCTACTTATCGATGAAAATGAGGTGGTCGTTCCCGAAGTAGGAACGTTTGTCGTTACACACAATCAGGCAGAAATTCTTTCTGATTCTATCACGCCTCCTCGCAGGAAGATACAATTTTATAGCAAGTTGCGCAGCGATAAAAATGAAAAACTCGCTAAATTAGTAATCGCCTCCGAAGAAATTAGCCGCGAGGATTTTCATACACAGTTGGAATATTTCATCGAGCAGGTGCAGACACAGATAGACTTGCAGGGTAGCTATCAGCTCCTCGACTTGGGAAAGTTGGGGCGCGACGCGGAAGGGTATTTTACTTTTTCGCAAGCCTTCAAAGATGAAATTTCGGAAGAAAACTTCGGCTTGCCACCTATCTACAAAAAGCCTTTGATGCAAGAAGACGAAACTTTCTTCGAAGAAGATTCGGAAAGCAGTGCTTCTTCTTTTTCGGATACAAAAGAAGAGGAAAAGGAACAGAGCGCACCTTTTATTGCCCCTATTTTGGCAACTCCTCAAAATCCTCCTGCCACTATTAAAGACACAGAAGAGGCAAAAAACGAATCTGACGCTTCTAAAACCGCTAATTCAGAGGACGACGATTTAGCACATAATTCGGAGAAGCGCGAGGCTGAAAAAGCAAATGCCACAGAGCAGCAAAATCAGGACGAAGAAAATCAGGAGGAAGAAAATCAGGACGAGGACGAAAAAGTCAGTCCGCTTGTCATTTGGCTTATCACCATTCCGCTATTGGCTATTTTTGCCTTCCTACTCTATCTCTTTACTCAACCCGAAGCCATGAGCAGTTTTCGTAACCTTTTGGGTATGAAAGCCGCCGCAACTTTGCCAAAGGAAAAAGAGAAAATCGACCCCAATGCGCAAGCAGGCAACACAGAAACTGCACAGCCAAACACAGACAACCAAGCCGAACAAGCACAAAATCAGACAGCAGCCCAAGATACAGAAACAGCACCCAATCAGGCAGCTACCGACCAGTCAGATGCTAATCAGGGTCAGAATCAGACCCAAAGTCAGGAACAAGCCGCCCAAAATGCAGGCAGCCAGAGCAGCCAAAATTCGGATACGCAAACGGCTTCTTCTACCAATCCTACCAATCCTTCCGATGTCATCGACGAGGAGCGCAATGTTTTTTATGTCATCGTGGGCAGTTTTGTTAATTTGGAGTATGCTCGCCAAATGCAACAACAAGTTGGGCAGAACTCACGTATAGTCATTTATCCAAAAGGCGGCAATTATCGTGTTACAATCGCCGAGCAGCCTTCTGAACGCGAAGCCTACAACGAACGCCTCCGCCACCTTTCGAGCTATCCCAACGCCTGGGTTTTAGATTATTAA
- a CDS encoding cytochrome c oxidase subunit 3 — protein sequence MSQKGTTLSQNMPQKEASQAAMHPKKFVLWLFIVSIIMLFAAFTSAYIVRRADGNWLLFDLPSLFYWSTGVILLSSLTMQYAYWAAKKDEIGQVKIGLGITFLLGLAFLVMQVKGWGQLVDIGVFLGGSQSNPAGSFIYIISGVHGLHIVAGLVFVFFTLLNAFRYKVHAKSLLRISLCNTFWHFLDLLWLYLFVFLMWYR from the coding sequence ATGAGTCAGAAAGGTACTACACTTTCACAAAATATGCCCCAAAAAGAAGCCTCACAAGCGGCAATGCACCCCAAGAAATTCGTCTTGTGGCTCTTTATCGTGAGTATCATCATGCTTTTTGCCGCCTTCACTTCGGCTTATATCGTGCGGCGTGCAGATGGGAATTGGCTACTCTTCGACTTACCTTCGCTCTTTTATTGGAGTACGGGAGTCATACTTTTAAGCAGCCTAACGATGCAATATGCGTATTGGGCAGCCAAAAAAGATGAGATTGGGCAGGTAAAAATTGGCTTAGGCATTACCTTTCTCTTAGGACTTGCTTTTTTGGTGATGCAGGTGAAAGGTTGGGGACAGCTTGTGGATATCGGCGTGTTTTTGGGCGGCTCACAGAGCAATCCTGCGGGTTCGTTTATCTATATCATTTCAGGGGTGCATGGCTTGCATATCGTCGCAGGACTGGTCTTTGTGTTTTTTACCCTACTCAATGCCTTCCGCTATAAAGTCCATGCCAAAAGCCTATTGCGCATCAGCCTTTGCAATACTTTTTGGCACTTCCTCGACCTGCTTTGGCTCTACCTCTTTGTATTTTTGATGTGGTATAGATAA
- a CDS encoding carbon-nitrogen hydrolase family protein, with protein MDNYLTEEDEFLEKDAAPSSNSESEQHLIKLRNITHQDIESLIEISRLVYRPTGESWSRQAIEKLLDVFPEGQLCIEDKGEVVAFALAIIVNYEKIGDNHTYAEILDDNKFSTHDPENGEILYGLEVCVHPDYRDLRLGRRLYDVRKELCENLNLRGMIAGGRMPNYSKYSDELSARQYIEKVRQKEIYDPVLTFQLSNGFHVKKVLRNYLPEDSESESYATLLKWDNIYYEDKPKLVNQQKEVIRIGVVQWQMRNVKSLESFFENVEFFVDALSSYRSDFVLFPEFFNVPLMAGFNEEDIAKAIRHLAEYTEEVRDKLVEYAVSYNVNIIGGSLPLYEGGRLYNVSYLCRRDGTWDVQYKIHITPSEVQDYGMVGGDKVKVFETDVAKIGILICYDVEFPELSRLLAEEGMQILFVPFSTDMQNGYMRVRVCAQARAVENECYVAIAGSVGNLPKVRNMDVQFAQSAVFSPSDYSFPNNAIIAEATPNTEMTMIADVNLDLLKELHSHGSVRNLKDRRLDIYSLKWKKKGLMSKK; from the coding sequence ATGGATAACTACCTAACCGAAGAAGACGAATTTTTAGAAAAAGATGCTGCCCCCTCTTCTAATAGCGAATCCGAACAGCATCTCATCAAACTTCGCAATATCACCCACCAAGACATCGAGAGTTTGATAGAAATTTCCCGCTTGGTGTATCGCCCCACAGGGGAATCTTGGAGCAGACAAGCCATAGAAAAACTATTAGACGTATTCCCCGAAGGGCAGCTTTGTATCGAAGACAAAGGCGAAGTAGTAGCCTTTGCTTTGGCTATTATCGTCAATTATGAAAAAATAGGCGACAATCATACCTACGCCGAAATCCTCGACGACAATAAATTTTCTACTCACGACCCCGAAAATGGCGAAATCTTATACGGACTCGAAGTCTGCGTACACCCCGATTATCGCGATTTGAGATTGGGGCGGCGTTTGTATGATGTCAGAAAAGAACTGTGCGAAAATCTCAACCTGCGCGGCATGATTGCAGGCGGTAGAATGCCCAATTACAGCAAATATTCCGACGAACTTTCTGCCCGACAGTACATCGAAAAGGTGCGCCAAAAGGAAATCTACGACCCCGTCTTGACCTTCCAACTTAGTAATGGCTTTCACGTCAAGAAAGTTTTGCGCAACTACCTGCCCGAAGATAGCGAATCTGAATCCTATGCGACCCTGCTCAAATGGGACAATATTTATTACGAAGACAAACCCAAACTTGTCAATCAGCAAAAAGAGGTCATTCGCATTGGCGTAGTACAATGGCAGATGCGAAATGTGAAATCATTGGAATCTTTTTTTGAAAATGTAGAGTTTTTTGTAGATGCCCTTAGTTCCTATCGTTCCGACTTTGTGCTATTTCCCGAATTTTTCAATGTACCGCTCATGGCAGGCTTCAATGAAGAAGACATCGCCAAAGCCATTCGCCACTTAGCCGAGTACACCGAAGAGGTGCGCGATAAGTTGGTAGAATATGCCGTTTCCTATAATGTCAATATCATAGGCGGCAGTTTGCCCCTCTACGAAGGCGGTAGGCTCTACAACGTTTCCTACCTTTGCAGGCGCGACGGCACTTGGGACGTGCAGTACAAAATCCATATCACTCCCAGCGAAGTGCAAGACTACGGCATGGTAGGAGGCGATAAAGTCAAAGTCTTTGAAACCGATGTCGCCAAAATTGGTATTCTGATTTGTTATGATGTAGAATTTCCCGAACTCTCGCGCCTATTGGCAGAAGAGGGCATGCAAATCCTTTTTGTCCCCTTTTCTACCGACATGCAAAACGGCTACATGCGCGTCCGCGTCTGTGCGCAGGCAAGGGCAGTAGAAAATGAATGTTACGTTGCCATTGCAGGGAGCGTAGGCAATTTGCCAAAAGTGCGAAACATGGACGTGCAGTTTGCCCAATCTGCCGTTTTCTCGCCCTCCGACTATTCCTTCCCCAACAACGCCATCATCGCCGAAGCCACTCCCAATACCGAAATGACCATGATTGCTGATGTCAATCTCGACCTTTTAAAGGAACTGCATAGCCATGGCAGCGTGCGCAATCTCAAAGACCGCCGCCTCGATATCTACTCTTTGAAGTGGAAAAAGAAAGGCTTGATGAGCAAAAAGTAA